Below is a genomic region from Rosa chinensis cultivar Old Blush chromosome 5, RchiOBHm-V2, whole genome shotgun sequence.
CATGAGTTTGATGACATGGGATTTGAGGGCAACATATTTGATGAGGATGAACATGATTCTGATGGGATACCTAGTGAGCAAGGTTTATCAAGTGAGGATGAGGAGGATAGAGGGAAGTTTCCTGTTAAGTACAGGAAAAGGTATAGTGAATGGAGGGAGTTTAGGCCTAAGGAGGATATGAAGAGGCCCACATTTACTTTGGGGATGGAGTTTCCAAGCTCTAAGATCTTCAAACAAGCTATTAGGAAACACTCTGTTCAAACAAGAAAAGAGCTTAGGTTTCCAACCAACACAAAGCATAAGGTAACTTTCTTCCCTCAACACTTGTTCTTTTTGTGAGTTCATTAGCATTGTGCATTGacagtttttatgtttttgtttccTAGGTGCTGGCTGTATGCAAGATATATCCTGGTTGTCCATGGAGGATATATGCATCCACCACAAACAGGGATAATCCCACCATCTTTATCAGGACACTAAGGCAGGAGCACAAGTGTTCTTCTTTTGGGAAAAAGGTGTATCATATGCATGCACCTTTCATTGTTGAAGAGTGCTAGGATTTTTTCATGAGTGATCCAAATTGGTCCAGGGAAGGGATGCAGAATGCAATCAACAAAGACTTTGAAATGGAAGTGGATTATCAGATGTGTTACAAGGCAAGGGTGAAAGCTCTTAAGCTAGCACAAGGGTCCGATGAAGACCAGTACAACTTGTTAGAGAGCTATGGTAATGAGCTCAAAAAGAGGAATCCAGGAACATCTGTGTGGATTCACACTGAATTGGATGAAGACATACCAAGATTCAAAAGGATATACATTTGCATAGCTGCTCTGAAGAAGGGCTGGAAGGAAGGCTGCAGACCATATGTAGGGTTGGATGGCTATCATTTGAAGACAGTTCATAAAGGGCAGTTACTTAGGGTTGTGGGAATTGATGGAAATAATGGCATCTATCCAATTGCATGGGCAATTGTGGAGGCTGAATCAAGGGAGACTTGACAGTGGTTTTTGGAGTTCTTGAAGGAGGATTTGGATATTTATCACTCATCGCATTACACATTCATAGGTGACAAGCAAAATGGGCTTGAGAAAGCTATTAAGGTGTTGTTTTCAGATGCTGCTCACAGGCATTGTGTGAGACATTTCCACAATAACTTCAAAGGTGATGGACATTCAGGTATCCTTATCATGATATTTTTTAGATATCTTGTTTATTACATGATCATGGACTAATTATTTGTGTTTATTGGTAGGGTTGGAACTGAAACAAAAGCTGTACGTGGGCTATTGCGAGAAGTTGCTCAATGAATAAGTTCAGGGAGGCAATGAAGGACATGAAGAAGTCATCAATTTATGGGTGGCAATGGTGCATGGACAGACCTGCATAACATTGGTCAAAGTCACACTTTGATCCTAAGTTCAAGTGTGATATTATGTTGAACCACCACAATGAGAGTTTCAACAAGAGTATTGCTAATGCTAGGAAGAGGCCAATACTTAGTTGTCTAGAGGAAATCAAAACTGCTACTATGGTGAGAGTAGCTAATAGAAGGCAATCTGAGGTGTAGCATGTGCAAGTGGTGTGGTGGCTGCACATTTAGTGAGCTTGGAAGCAAAGACTTGTACATGTAAGAGATGAGACATCTCTGGTATACCTTGTGGGCATGCAATAGCTGCCATACACTCTAAAGGGTTGAGGCCAGATGATTTTGTGAATGACTACTTCACAAAGGAGATTTAACATGAAGGCATATAACCCCATCATGTTCTCAATAGCTGGAGTGTCTGAGTGGGACAAGATACACAGGCCAATTGCACATTCTCTTTATAGGAGGCAACCTGGGAGACCTAAGATGTCTAGGAACAGAGAATCTGATAACTCTTCCAACTCCATAATCTTATTTTAGTTGTGTAATTTTACGAGTGGTGTGGTGGTTATTTTTTGTTGCCAATTGACATTTTTTATGTACTCCAAATGGTTTAATAGGTGAAGTTGCCCCACCCCCTAGAATAGAGAAGCTACCTAAGGTGTATTACTCATAGGTCAGTTGTGGCATATGTAAGAAGAAGGGCCACAACAGGAGGACCTGCAACCTGAGGAATCAGGTTGGGACTCATTTCCCTCAATTAGTTGATGTTGTTAACTTTAGACAGATGTTGTGAATGTTTGTGAAATTATATGTGTTTTTGAAATTGCAGGGATGTAATGATGTGTAGCTGCAGCAAGAAGGGGATAATGTGTAGCTGCAGCAAGAAGGGGATAATGTGCAGCAGCAGTAGGAGGAAGCTGACAATGTCCAGTAGCAGCAGCCACAGGCAGCTGATAATGTGCAGCAGTAACCACAGGAAGCTGATAATTTGCAACAGCAACCACAAGTTTCTTCTTCAACAATGCAAGAGTCCCAGCCTGCTTATGTGCCAAGCCAGCAATCACAGACTACTACAGCTCCATCAAGCTCCTTCAGACCTGGTTTCACTCACTGAAGGTTCAAAAAGCTTGCTAAGAGGAAATGCATACCAACAAATGCCCCTCCACCAGCAGATAGTGGATATGAGTAGATTTGTAAGAGTTCAAACAGTTTTAGACATCAAACTAGTTTTAACTATATTTTATGGATATTTGGCTTGCTACTTGTGGATTTTTTGTGGTTTAATGCCTGCTGAAACTAGTTATTTTGTTTGTTGAAatttccttagaaattaatgAAAATGCAGGCTGTGTTTGTGATAATGTCAAGTTGGAGAATTAGGCATTATAGGTACTTATCTTGTATCGGGCCCTGTTTTTCATTACCAAACTGATATGTAATTTGGTCCATAACCTTATTCTTCAAATATGGCGGCAATTTAGAAGTGCATGACTTGGTCAACTGGCGGTAAATAGGTCACTAAAGTCCAAAAACAATTCTGGAGGGAATTTTGGCAGCCTAATTTGGTGGGACGACCTAAAGGTACCAAAGTATCTTCCTAAATATGTCAGATGGTAAGTGACGATACGGAGCTAACGACTTTAGATACATATATTCAGTCGGGATACGTATCTCAGATATTATTTTGACATTTTTGAAACTTGATGTACCAAATTTATAAGGCGACATAATTTGGTACCACCATTTAGACTAATTTCCTTTTTCGTAGACATTAAGCTGTTAGATGATTGATCTTAAAATGATTCTCCGAATCTCCAAATCCACCTTAATCCTCAAGCCCAATGATTCTTAGTTTCTGATTTTTACTGCGCAAACGACACACCACAGAGAATCATAGCGCTGCATCTAAAAAGTTAAAAGTAGTAACAATTTACAGTGATAGTCCGATAGGTGTAGCCAAAGTTCTGAAACCCAAAACGGCCCTCGCTTGTTTGGTAGCACTTGTCTGCCGCATCCCCATTTTGAAATTCACCTCTCCCCCATTCACACCTTCACAAACTCTCACAGTCACCAACCTATATATTACACACCCGGCCCACCCCCAAagccctctccttcttctctttcccgcactttctctctctaaccaAAAACACTATTCTCTCTGCCACAAAATGGCTGTCACTTCCAGAGGACGACCAGCCTTTACCCACCTCCAGATCCCCAATAAATGGCGCGACTCTGAAACCAGCCCTGACCCGACCCACGAGCCCGACCCCAAACTCGCCATGACTCCCACTGCTGCTACAACTGCAGACAGAAAAGTCCCTGTTGTCTACTATCTCTCCAGAAACGGCCAGCTCGAGCACCCCCATTTCATGGAggtccctctctcttctcctcgcGGCCTCTTCCTCCGAGGTAAAATCGTAATTTCACTCTTTCGTTACTTGCAtgaattttatatatttacCCTAATTTTATTTGATCCATCTTTCCGCAGATGTGATTAACCGGCTCAACTTGCTCCGAGGCAAAGGCATGGCCACCATGTACTCCTGGTCTGCAAAACGGTACGGGTTTTGATATTACTCTAGCTCTGATCTAAAATTTTTGCTTATTCTTCTCACCGTTATGTTTCGACTGCTGAAATTAGGGGATACAAAACGGGGTTTGTTTGGCACGACTTGTCGGAGAACGACTTCATACACCCGTCGCACGGCAATGAGTACGTTTTGAAAGGCTCGGAGCTTCTCGACCCGCCGGTGAGCCCGATGGCGCTGCAATCGGCGTCGTCGAGGTCGCTTCGTCCGCCGCCGGAGGTGCATGATTCCGGCGTAGGTTACGACTCGCCGGTGATCGTGCGCCGGCCGAACCAGTCGTGGAGCTCCATCGACCTCAACGAGTACAAAGTCTACAAGACCGAGTCGGTCGGGGAGGCGGTGGCGGCAGACGCGTCGACGCAGACGGAGGACAAGCGGCACCGACGACGCGTCGTTCGGGAGGAACGCGGCGACGAGGTGCGAGAAGAGAAAGGTCAGAGTCAACAGGAGATGAGTAGCGGTCAAAGCACGGAGCTGGGCAGGGACGACATTTCGCCTCCGCCGTCGGATTCGAGCCCCGAAACGCTCGAGTCGTTGATGAAAGCCGACGGACGGCTGGTGCTTCAGGCGATGGAGGAGAATCAGAATCCGACGCCTGAGGTTGTGCCAGGTGGCAGAATGAAAGCGTCGTCGGTGCTCATGCAGTTGCTGTCGTGCGGGTCGATTTCGTTCAGGGACTGTGGGTCGACGGCGGTGAGGGACCAGCGGTTCTCGTTGATTGGGCAGTACAGGGCTAGGCTGCCCCGCGGAGCAGTGAATCAGGCTGTGGCCGAGAGGCCAGTTTCGAATTTTCCGGGGGTGAAATTGGAAGAGAAGGAGTATTTTAGCGGGAGCTTGATCGAGACCAAAAAAGAGGCCATTCCAGCTCTCAAAAGGTCTTGTTCTTACAATGCAGATAGGTAAGTAACTTCAATTTTAGGTTCATAGCTATATAACTCACAATGATCCATGTTTTCATAGCTAGAATCCAATTGTTAGGAACCCATTACAAATCCAATTTTACTATATATTAGAGAAATATCCAAGTTGTtagttttagatataattaaaaaaaaaggaatgtgCTAGTGGTACCCATATTCACAACATGCATATGGGTCTTACATACATTTCACATGCATGTTGGAATTTATATAGATCATGTGCACAAAGAAGGAGTTATTTATAAttggtttctttgttttatgaGCAATGTGGTAGAGTTAATTTGTTTTGAGGGTACCTAAAGAAAGCTTTTGGCATTTTGCTAGTGTGAATCTCATTGACAAGAAAGAAAATGGATCTGAAGGTTGTTTGAAAGCTTTTGCTAAAGGTTGATTTGAAATTTCACTGTGAAAGTGCCTCTCTTTCTGCAAGAGTAATAGTTGTGGTATTGTAATGTATAATTGCGTGTTGCTTTCTTCCTCTTGGTTTCTGGGGACTCTGATTCTGGTCAGAAAATTTTATGATTGTCTGATAGCCCATTTGGTTTTCCTTCACTTTGATTGAAAGATTCGTCCTTTGCTGGACAACATAGCCCAGCTGTCTATTTGCTCTGTGATGAGTCTGCAATAAATGCCAAATTCAAACCTGTCCTCTGGTAGAGTTATGGGTCCCTTtaattcatcacacagattacAGTTGCAGGTTGGGGATTCAATTCCGTGAACCCCCTTCACAGACAGAAAGGGTCAAGTTACGGTTTGTTTGATGTGGGAAAGTTGACTTTTATGTAATAATAGAGTCCATTTTTggttgttcttctttttctattttggttTAGTTGATTGTTTATAAAAAAATGCATGGTTTTTAACTTTTACAGGAGCACCCAGATGCAACTGGAGGAGACAGAGAAGGATGGAGTGAGAACAAAATGCATACCTAGAAAGCCAAAGTCAATGTTGGCCAACAAGAAAGAAACCAACTTCATCAATAATGGTAGTAGTAATGGGCAAGAAGGAGGGAGCAAAAGACTTGAAGCATAGGCAATATCAGTAAGTTGACCCCCCTTGTAAATTGTAGTGTTTAGGGAAAAGAGAAGCATAGGCGAAATACGCGACAGCGAAAACGTTGACGAATTTCAAGTCACGGCATAATGGGCTCAGACATTGAGGAATAAGGCATGGGGGTGCAGGAATATGATGTAGGTATGTGAGTTAAAGCTGTGCAGATTGTCCATTTTAAGTTTGGAATTTTGGGGCCAAGGGTTTTGGTGTCTTGGTGTTTGTGGGGAGTTGAATATAGTTTCCTTAATTTCGGTGTTTTGGTTGCTAAAGTGTAAGCCTTTCTGACTTTGGGAAGGTGGGAAATGGAATTAAAAGGGTCTTAATTTCCTAGGTATTGTCATCTGCTTTGGATTTGGCTAAAGCTTCATATATCAAAATGCATCGTTTTGAAGCACCCACGTGAGGCATGGTGTTGAAATTGGAGAAGCAATGGTTCCTCCAAGAAAGTTAGAAACTGTGAATTTGCTGTGTTTCATTTTATAATGCCCAGGAATCAGCTTTTAGTGGAGGGTTAAGTGTAGGAATGATGTAGATAATTAGACTTATAGACTTTGTCTCTGTTACGGAACCTGTTGGATTTGGTAAGTTATAAATATTGTAAAGGTCATGAGTTCGATTCTCAATGACATATATAGGGATGGGTGAGttgagggttttttttttttttaaaaaaaatgtggGTTGTACCCTCCAGATggtattttaattatttatcgaCCTAGAGGCAATTAGCAACAAGAGAATTTAGTTGTGAAACTTGTAGTAATCAGTAGATTAGTCTGTGGgaagtagattttacatgtaaatgctataaagtataaacaacTAGAACACTCGTACCATTCTGTCTGCCAtaggtcttcttcttctgttatgATCAATACTACTTGGATGCAGACACCCGCCAAAATACTCCAGATTGCCCGACAATGAAGGCTGGGATCATCAAGTCCAAATTAGCgaacagaaaaacaaagaataagaagaaaaagatatgcATCCAATTTGGTTATTCATACCTTTCTAGCTCATACTCATTCTAAATTCAGCTCGATTCTTCCAATTTGTAGTGGGTGTAACTCCCGAGTCCTAACCATCAGAAACTGTCTGTATCCGATATCTAAGACTCAACAAAGCCACTTGATAAATTACAGCTTCTTCATTC
It encodes:
- the LOC112166563 gene encoding protein SOSEKI 2, whose protein sequence is MAVTSRGRPAFTHLQIPNKWRDSETSPDPTHEPDPKLAMTPTAATTADRKVPVVYYLSRNGQLEHPHFMEVPLSSPRGLFLRDVINRLNLLRGKGMATMYSWSAKRGYKTGFVWHDLSENDFIHPSHGNEYVLKGSELLDPPVSPMALQSASSRSLRPPPEVHDSGVGYDSPVIVRRPNQSWSSIDLNEYKVYKTESVGEAVAADASTQTEDKRHRRRVVREERGDEVREEKGQSQQEMSSGQSTELGRDDISPPPSDSSPETLESLMKADGRLVLQAMEENQNPTPEVVPGGRMKASSVLMQLLSCGSISFRDCGSTAVRDQRFSLIGQYRARLPRGAVNQAVAERPVSNFPGVKLEEKEYFSGSLIETKKEAIPALKRSCSYNADRSTQMQLEETEKDGVRTKCIPRKPKSMLANKKETNFINNGSSNGQEGGSKRLEA